A genomic stretch from Psilocybe cubensis strain MGC-MH-2018 chromosome 1, whole genome shotgun sequence includes:
- a CDS encoding ATP-dependent DNA helicase mph1, producing the protein MSSDGYFEGDDDLDLSALQQLDAIEAAHFSPRKTEQQQHISTSPIPPAKTSRKSSSDSSFYDLTFDVDETDLAKLDTFIEDSYAGKAQPVAGPSKIARTSSKNMLQTTLFGDVLPPSSSVNPNKPSRSQAEKPQTERRLFGQQAPKTKRWDQTAYAKSGTRKSKGKGKENHDSDEENVEFEQFPAPFISDRYALLHLTPPPMKVTADLLEAKHWIYPINRPKRDYQYNIVKNSLFENTLVALPTGLGKTFIAGVVMLNYYRWFPDGKIIFVAPTKPLVTQQIEACHDTCGIPNIDSAELNGEVPAATRARYWREKRVFFMTPQTLMNDLVKQNCDHREIVLLVIDEAHRASGDYAYNQVVRFLMAKNPHFRVLALTATPGNTVEAVQTLIDGLHISRIELRNEESVDLQKYLFKKTVVTHIIKPNEDLMKIRDLLVKVMDPHIKQLIKFNVLRPNESAISMHPFRPQALMSESGPQHFTALSALSKLARVMMYLLTGSFETCYLFLNELRTEVDKDIPGAARQNNSSKRFKNDPGYVALMKEVEAQRQAGWGIHPKIEKLKTILIQHFGSKLADNNGEEDTSKVMVFSSYRGVVQELVNELNKESPLIRATEFIGQGTDKQGKKGLQQKEQLEVIKKFKQGVYNVLVATSIGEEGLDIGEIDVTVCYDTDKTPTRMIQRFGRTGRKRAGFIHVLLAEGREENNVEKAEAMYKEVQKMVNKGQLYELYEDVERLIPDHIKPECIEKVVEIQQYVREDGRKKASPKKTAATKRKRNDDVGRNIPDGASTGFVSVRDLVVKGAKKTKKVTLPKDFDALGKDDETDEELESGSILPLPRRTQSAIPGSSKAQKPAAKGKLRKAATLGGTKASKPVKKKTMEIPTSSQFSQQGMDDSDDMDIESGIISLTNKGKSNTQSKAPVNMSPTPEPSPKRMKRLDDSVIELFDESGESHASPIRRRFLPRNRSSTPENTPDDAVQVPSPPQENPDEEHNQDMSWLVDEDDDNLNFEIVDSSPIRPKLKNPPALERMQIGDESIEISHPIPRDEDMYVETSDPLEALEDDSIQFLGSTSTQVRPTKTQQRSSQALPIHSKEILSSPPSHSTSPAQTTRKASMLPPPVPKRLLVSPTIPESSFPVRPVGNQAKRRRIIFDEPESPIVETSPRGNRRLHHRVESTPIRQKPKTKGKEKAQSKRAKPTILGRNANALFDGEAAHSGDDVSEGDSNSEDDEESESDRMFIKNSPATQMSPSYEQSQIYRRSLLTQVPGEHGGPIFANNPIRARPFGRNNGPRYQELSSSSPPPPDDELDRYDLGSFVVDDDEPIS; encoded by the exons ATGAGCTCGGATGGGTACTTTGAAGGCGACGACGACCTCGACTTGTCTGCTCTGCAGCAGCTAGATGCTATTGAAGCAGCTCATTTTTCACCTCGCAAAACGGAACAACAGCAACATATTTCTACATCCCCTATTCCCCCTGCCAAAACCTCCAGGAAATCATCTTCCGATTCGTCCTTCTATGACCTGACATTTGATGTCGACGAGACCGATTTGGCTAAACTAGATACGTTCATCGAAGATTCGTACGCTGGGAAGGCACAGCCTGTTGCTGGACCTAGCAAGATTGCACGCACGTCTTCGAAAAACATGTTACAAACCACGCTATTTGGAGATGTTCTTCCGCCCTCGTCATCCGTTAATCCTAATAAGCCTTCAAGATCTCAGGCAGAGAAACCTCAGACAGAACGGCGCCTCTTTGGACAGCAGGCTCCGAAGACGAAAAGGTGGGATCAGACTGCATATGCAAAGAGTGGCACGAGGAAGAgtaaagggaaagggaaggaaaaTCATGACTCTGACGAAGAGAATGTCGAATTTGAGCAATTTCCTGCTCCGTTTATCTCAG ACCGGTATGCCTTGTTGCATTTGACG CCCCCTCCCATGAAGGTGACCGCCGACCTTCTCGAAGCCAAGCACTGGATATACCCTATAAACCGGCCGAAAAGAGACTATCAATATAATATCGTCAAAAACTCCCTTTTCGAGAATACTCTTGTTGCTCTACCAACTGGGTTGGGTAAAACTTTCATCGCAGGTGTTGTGATGCTTAATT ACTACCGATGGTTTCCGGATGGGAAGATAATATTTGTCGCACCTACCAAACCTCTAGTTACTCAACAGATCGAAGCTTGTCATGATACCTGTGGTATACCAAACATTGACAGCGCGGAATTGAATGGAGAGGTTCCAGCTGCCACACGGGCTAGATAT TGGAGAGAAAAACGGGTGTTCTTCATGACACCTCAGACTTTGATGAATGATTTGGTGAAACAAAACTGCGATCACAGAGAAATTGTCTTGCTGGTTATAG ATGAGGCCCATCGTGCCAGTGGAGACTATGCCTACAACCAAGTTGTCCGGTTTTTGATGGCCAAAAATCCTCATTTCAGGGTCCTTGCTTTAACTGCTACCCCTGGTAACACTGTTGAAGCTGTTCAGACATTAATTGATGGATTGCACATCAGTCGAATTGAACTCCGTAATGAAGAAAGTGTTGACCTCCAGAAATATCTTTTTAAAAAG ACAGTAGTAACTCATATAATCAAACCCAATGAAGATCTTATGAAAATCAGAGATCTTTTGGTCAAAGTTATGGAT CCTCATATTAAACAACTAATCAAATTCAATGTGCTTCGGCCCAACGAATCTGCAATTTCTATGCACCCATTCCGACCACAGGCCCTGATGTCGGAATCGGGACCTCAACATTTCACTGCTTTGTCTGCTCTGTCTAAACTTGCCAGAGTAATGATGTATCTT CTAACGGGTTCGTTCGAGACCTGTTATTTGTTCCTCAATGAACTACGAACTGAGGTCGACAAGGACATCCCGGGAGCTGCGAGGCAGAATAATAGCAGTAAACGATTCAAAAACGACCCAGGATATGTTGCACTCATGAAGGAGGTTGAGGCACAACGACAGGCTGGTTGGGGCATTCACCCCAAAATTGAAAAGTTGAAAACTATTTTAATTCAGCACTTTGGCTCAAAATTAGCCGACAACAACGGTGAAGAGGATACCAGTAAAGTCATGGTTTTCTCTTCCTATCGTGGGGTCGTGCAGGAGCTGGTGAACGAATTGAATAAAGAGAGTCCTCTTATTCGAGCAACGGAGTTTATCGGTCAAGGTACTGATAAACAGGGAAAAAAGGGTCTTCAGCAAAAAGAGCAGCTTGAA GTTATCAAGAAGTTCAAACAAGGTGTTTATAATGTCTTGGTTGCAACGTCTATTGGTGAAGAGGGTCTTGACATCGGTGAAATCGATGTAACCGTGTGTTATGATACTGATAAGACACCCACTCGAATG ATTCAACGTTTTGGGCGAACAGGTCGCAAACGCGCTGGATTCATTCACGTCTTACTAGCCGAAGGACGTGAAGAAAACAAtgttgagaaggcagaagcaATGTATAAGGAGGTGCAGAAAATGGTCAACAAAGGACAACTGTACGAGCTATATGAAGACGTTGAGCGTCTCATCCCGGACCATATAAAACCGGAGTGTATCGAAAAGGTTGTCGAGATACAGCAATATGTCAGAGAAGACGGACGTAAGAAAGCGTCTCCAAAGAAAACTGCTGCGACAAAGAGGAAGCGAAACGATGATGTGGGCAGAAATATACCTGATGGCGCTAGCACTGGTTTTGTTTCTGTACGAGATCTTGTGGTCAAAGGTGCCAAGAAGACAAAAAAGGTCACCTTACCGAAGGACTTTGACGCTCTTGGGAAAGACGATGAGACCGACGAAGAACTAGAATCAGGTAGCatccttccccttccccgtCGAACGCAGTCTGCTATTCCAGGTTCTTCAAAGGCTCAAAAGCCTGCAGCTAAGGGCAAGCTCAGGAAAGCAGCCACACTTGGTGGCACAAAGGCTTCGAAACCAGTAAAAAAGAAGACGATGGAGATACCAACctcaagtcaattttcacaGCAAGGAatggatgattcagatgatATGGACATTGAGTCTGGTATTATCTCGCTCACAAATAAAGGTAAATCAAATACCCAGTCGAAAGCCCCTGTGAATATGTCACCAACACCTGAGCCATCGCCAAAGCGGATGAAAAGGCTAGATGATTCTGTGATAGAGCTTTTCGATGAATCTGGTGAAAGCCATGCCTCCCCCATCCGAAGAAGGTTTCTCCCCCGAAATCGCAGCTCAACCCCGGAGAACACACCCGATGACGCAGTCCAGGTTCCCAGTCCACCTCAAGAAAATCCTGACGAGGAACACAATCAAGACATGTCGTGGTTAgttgacgaagacgacgacaaTCTTAATTTTGAGATCGTCGATTCTTCTCCCATCCGTCCCAAACTAAAAAACCCTCCTGCTCTCGAGCGAATGCAAATCGGAGACGAATCCATTGAGATATCGCATCCTATTCCTAGAGACGAGGACATGTATGTGGAAACATCAGATCCACTTGAAGCATTGGAAGACGATTCTATTCAATTCCTCGGATCAACTTCAACTCAAGTAAGGCCCACTAAAACCCAGCAACGCTCTAGCCAAGCGTTGCCAATCCACTCCAAGGAAATACTGTCTTCACCGCCTAGTCATTCAACATCTCCTGCACAGACGACGCGCAAAGCATCAATGCTCCCTCCTCCTGTTCCAAAACGACTGCTGGTGTCTCCCACAATACCAGAATCATCCTTCCCTGTACGTCCTGTCGGAAATCAGGCGAAGAGACGTCGAATTATTTTTGATGAACCCGAGTCTCCGATCGTAGAGACTTCTCCTCGAGGCAATCGTCGTCTGCATCATCGTGTCGAGTCCACTCCAATTCGACAGAAACCAAAAACTaaggggaaagaaaaggCCCAATCAAAACGGGCAAAGCCCACGATTCTTGGTCGAAATGCGAACGCATTGTTTGATGGAGAAGCAGCTCACTCTGGTGATGATGTCAGCGAAGGAGATTCTAACagcgaagacgacgaggagagCGAGTCGGATCGAATGTTCATAAAGAACTCACCCGCCACTCAAATGTCTCCATCATACGAACAGAGCCAGATATACCGTCGCAGCTTGCTTACGCAGGTTCCAGGGGAACATGGAGGGCCCATATTTGCTAACAACCCCATACGCGCACGACCATTTGGAAGAAATAATGGTCCACGATACCAGGAATTGTCCTCCAgttcaccaccaccgccagaCGACGAGCTGGATAGATACGACCTGGGAAGCTTTGTTGTCGATGACGACGAACCAATATCATAG